GTGCGAATTTAACTGTTGAAGAAAATTTAGCGTTAGCCTATCGTCGAGGATGCTTTAGGGGGTTTCGTTCTGCTTTAAATCATCGCTTACGAGAGGAATTTCGCTGCCGTTTAGCACGGTTAAATTTAGGGTTAGAAAATCGTTTAGGCGATCGCATGGGATTATTATCTGGCGGTCAACGTCAAGCCGTAAGTTTATTAATGTCAACTTTAGCTTCCCATCAAGTTTTACTCCTCGATGAACATACAGCCGCCCTTGATCCTAAAACGGCGAATTATATTCTACAATTAACCCGTGAAATTGTGGCTGAAAACCGATTAACAACCTTAATGGTAACTCATAGTATGCGCCAAGCTTTAGATTTAGGCGATCGCACATTAATGTTACATGAAGGTCAAATTATTTTTGATATTTCTGGTTCAGAACGTCAGGGTTTAACCGTTACCGATTTACTGCATTTATTTGAAGAACAGCAACAGGAGTCTTTAACAGATGATGCCCTTTTATTGGGATAAATTCATCTTTGTGATTAAAAATATGGTAAAATCCCAGAAGATATTTTTAAGGGGAACGATAGTTTTTAACCGCCACAGGGTTAAAGTTGCGATTCATCGGAAATTAAAATAGGATTCAATCATTATTAAGGATGAATTTATGAATTTAGGATTACAACTTCGCTTAATTACTTTCCTATTAACGAGCAGTTTTCTTGTTTTGATAGGGGGTTGCGATCGCAATACAACTCAAACCAAACCATCGGAAGCCGTCGCTGAAGTCACGGCTACTCAACCTCCAAAACCCTATACAAAAGAAGCAGAATTAGTGGCTGTGGGTGATATTATGATGCACGGTGCTCAAATTAAATCCGGTTATAACCCGACTACAAAAACCTATAATTATGATAACTTTTTTACCGAAGTTAAAGGAATTT
The DNA window shown above is from Planktothrix sp. FACHB-1365 and carries:
- a CDS encoding ABC transporter ATP-binding protein, with translation MIKTHSIHVTFNQKTALEKQALRDINLTIPEGQFITVIGSNGAGKSTLLNVLTGDILPNAGKVWINDQEVTTWSTSKRAKFVARVFQNPLAGSCANLTVEENLALAYRRGCFRGFRSALNHRLREEFRCRLARLNLGLENRLGDRMGLLSGGQRQAVSLLMSTLASHQVLLLDEHTAALDPKTANYILQLTREIVAENRLTTLMVTHSMRQALDLGDRTLMLHEGQIIFDISGSERQGLTVTDLLHLFEEQQQESLTDDALLLG